Sequence from the Phycisphaeraceae bacterium genome:
AGCCCCTAGCACCCCACGCCGTGTGCCACGCACCTTCAGCTGCATGCAAACCCTGCGAAGCTCGCGAAGCAGGGCCATCAACGACGACCCTCATGCGCCAAGCATGGGGTCAGGACACACCTAACGACCCAATCTCAGACCCCAGCAACACAATCCCTCACCCCATCTCAACTTCCCCAGTTGAACCCTCAAAAAAACGTTTTGTCTATAGCCATACCCCCCCCCGCAGGTAAACTTGAGCAAGATTCAGGCCTTCCGGTCTCCTCAAACGCGGTCCTATCCGGGACAGGACACACCATGCCAGCCTCACCCACCTCCCCCTTCAACACCGCCACCCTCATCGCCGCCGCCCTTGCCGCCGTGGCCGCACCCCTCACAAACCTCACCCACGCCCAGATCTACCGCTGGGACAACAGCCAACTCATTCCCGGCACCGAAACCCTCACCCCCGGACCACAGATCAACCTCAACGACCTCGATCTGTTCAGAGCCAACCTCCAATCAAGAGATCTCGCATCCTCAACCCTGATCGCCTCCGACCTCACGGAGGCGACGTTCCTCCAAGCCAGTCTCGACTCCGCGAACCTCTCCAGCGCAAACCTGACCTCCGCAAATCTGCATCGTGCATCCCTCGCCGGGGTCAATCTGACAAACGCAGTGATAGCCGGCGCCAATCTGCAATCTGCCTCCAGCCGGGGGCTCACAGCACTGCAAGTCTATTCGACCTCCAGCTACATCCAACGGTCCCTGCCCCGCACCAGCTTCAGGAGCAACGACCTCACGAACTGGGACCTTTCGTCGATCAATCTCAACGCGTCCACGTTTACATTGTCAAACCTGACCTCGACGAATCTCAGCTCCTCTGATCTGACCGACGCCTCCCTGGTCTCTGCAACACTCATCAACACCGACCTCACCGATTCAATCATCAATGGAGCTTTTTTTACGGCTAGAGCACAAGGATTTACCTCAGAACACCTGTACAGCACCGCTAGCTACAAACAAGGAAACCTGCGTAGAATCGGTTTCAGTAGCTACAGCAACTTAGTTGGCTGGGATTTGAATCTCCTTGACCTCTCTTCCGCTTATATCTCAACGTCTTATCTCCAATCTGCAAACCTTTCTTCTTCCATACTCATTGCCACGAACCTCAGAGACAGCAACCTCACCTCCGCTGACCTCAGTTCGGCCAACCTCACACAAGCCAACCTCGCCGGAACCGTCCTAGAGCATGCTCAATTCACCTCAGCCAATCTCACGTCAGCCCAACTAGGATTCAGCACCCTCACATCAGCCGATCTCACCGACGCCAACATCCACACCGCCAGATTCTCAGGCACCACCGCCAGAGGCCTGACAGCTGAACAGTTCTACGCCACAGCGAGTTACCAACAACGAAACCTCGGCGCGATCGAACTCAGCAGCAACGACCTCTCTACGTGGAATCTGTCGAGTCAGAACCTCGTCTCCGCCGACTTCTACCAGGCAAACATGACATCCACAGACCTCTCATCGGCCGACCTGACCTCGGCCAGCCTCATCGGGGAACTCGATCAAGCCGATCTGACCGATGCCACGATTCGTGGCGCAAGCTTTACAACGACAGTCGGCGGCCAGCGAGGCGGAGGCGGCACGCTCATCGGAACCGTCACAGCCAACCAGATCTACAGCACAGCCAGCTACAAACAGCACGACCTCCAGGCCGTCAGCCTGCCCTTCAGCGACCTCTCCGGCTGGAACTTCGCCAGCCAGAGCCTCACCTCCGCGAGCCTCGTTTCGACCAACCTCACCTCCGCCAACTTCCTGAGCGCAACGCTCTCCCACAGCGATTTAACCGGATCCAACATCAGCGAGCAGCAGATCTATGACACAGACAGCTACAAGAATCGGTCTCTACAAGGAATCGGGCTAGGATTATTCCAGATGGTTGGTTGGGATCTATCAAGACAAGATCTCAGCTCAGCCTTCCTGTGGAGGAGCAATCTCGACTCTGCATCCTTGGTCAAATCAACGCTCATATCGGCGAACCTCTCAAGCACGAGCCTGGTATCCACCGACTTTTCGGCAGCTGACCTGCGGCACACGACGATTGAGTTTGCGGCAGCACGAAACACCAAGCACCTTTTCCGCAACACCATCCTCCCCGATGGCGTCATCAACGGCCTGAGCCTTCTCCCTGCCGACACCCTCACCGTCCGCAACGACAGCCTCCCCGTCACCGTCCTCGACGCCTTCACCATCGACCCCGCCGCTACCCTCGAACTCCGCCTCAACCACGACCCCTGGACCTCCACGCTCCACACCGACCTCACCCCCCAACTCGCCGGCGAACTCCGCCTCACCCTCGACCCCGAACTGAATCCCGCCAGCCTCCTCAACCAGACTCTGCCTCTCTTCGACTGGTCTACACCCCTCGACCCGACCAACACCTTTGACACTATTATCATCGATACCGCCAACCTCGTCTTCACCCTCGACACCTCCGCCCTCTATACCACCGGCCACCTCACCATCCTCCCTGCCATCGAAGGCGACGCCACCGGCGACGGCGCCGTCGACCTGCTCGACTTCGCCATCCTCACCACCCACTTCGGCGGACCCGCCTCCGGCTACCACCAGGCCGACATCAACAACGACAACCTCGTCGACCTTATCGACCTCTCCATCCTCGCCACCAACTTCGGCCAGTCCGCACCCGCCGCCGCACCCACCCCCGAACCCGCCACCCTTCTGCCACTCTCCCTCGCCGCCCTCATCCGACCCCGTGAAGTTCACGACAGCAAGCGAGCCAGTATCGATCGTAAATAATCATTGTCCGAAAGGATCTTACGAACAGCCACTACAAAGTTGTCGATCAGAGCGTTGCGGGTTCAAGTACCGATATCACTCTGGTTAGTCTTAGCGATCAAGGACTTGTGGGGGGCCAGGGTAGCGACTGAGCAACTTTCCGGTTATCTACTGTGTTTAGGGCGTCTTTGGAGCTGGTGGCGTGGTTAATAGGATCCGTTAGGCTGCGTCAGTATTGACTGATTCACTGACCTTAGTCCAATGATCCCACGCATAGGCTGATTGGCAAACGTGTGCGGATATGTATTCCGCGGGCCATTCATCCGACTCTCATTAAACGGGCCTTACTAACAAATGGCGAATACTGGCAAAAAATCATGAAATAATAAAAATATGTCGAGAGGCTTGGGTAGCTCAGTTTTTACAAAAACATGTTATGACGAAGAGGTACTGGGCGTGTCGCTGGTTGGGATATCTCTCTTGAGCAGACGCTTTGATCAGGACGCTCCAACTACAGGGATGACGTCAAGCGTTCCGTGTCGAGGGGTCTGCGAATGCGATAGAGACTGGATGGCGTGCGTCGCCAGCCTGCATAGACATAGATGTCTTGTGTGCCGTTTTCTACATTGATGATCGACCCGCCCGGGTGTAAACCGTCGCGATTCCCCCTGCGGCTGTAGCCGATGCGTTCTAGGATCGTCCCATCGAACCGCCAGTCTGCGCTCCCGGCCAGGAGTTTCTCTGGCTGAATGCTCCAGAGATTGAGGGAGCTGATCTCTTGCTGAGGTGATTCCGCCAGACGCTGGCCTGTCCGTCCCGAACCTCCTCCCCAGCGGTGGCTTTGGAGCATTTCGATACGCTGTGTCACGGGATTGAAGATGACGTCAGCGGTATCGTGGCAACTCCGACCCGCAGCAGGGTTCCCAATGATGTTGGTCCTACTGGTCGTGAAGGAAACCGACTTGAACTCTCCCCTCGGCGTGTGTCTGTAGACATGCTGGGTGTGCGCGTAATAGCCATCCGGCGTTGTGGCGAAGTCTGGATTCCATTCACGCGAGATCATGACCATGTGGCCGGGTCCCCAGGTCGCCAGAGCGGGTTCTACACTCCGTGCATTCTCCGGATTCAACCAGGTCCGTTGCTCCCAGGTCTCTCCGGCGTCGGTTGTTCTGACCATGAAAGCTCGTTGCCCGCGAGTCTCCTGCCCAAAGCAGGCGACAAGGCCAAACGCAGGATGCCTGATGAAATTGGGGCCGACATGGACGGCGCCTGCCAGCATCCCTATGAGCGCGTTTTCCTGGAGGCTCCATGTCAGACCCAGATCATCCGACAGGTAGACTCGGCGTGGTTCGCCTGAGGTCAGGGCTATAACGCGCGTGGAGCCATCTGATCGGGAGACATGACCGATCGTGTGCATTCCGGGCAGCGGGCCAATGCGTCGGGGCTGGCTGCTGTCGAACTGGCCGTCTGCATCACTATGGAGCACATAGTGCCCCTCAAGCCCATCGCTCGGTTGATCCGTGTGTCCTGATGCACGTCTGTAGAGAACAATCGTCTGGCCGTTGGGCAGCCGCGTGGCTACCGGCCAACCGAGATGTCTTGAACCCGCGTGTTCCGCAACTCTTGCGATAAGCTCAATCTCGAGAAGTCCGATTTCAATCAGGTGGCGAAGCCTTGCCTTCTCGGGAGCCGAGAAGCCCCACTCGGGGTCCTCAAGCACCTGATACTCCATGGCGGGCAGTCGGTTTGCCCACGCGGCAGGGGTGGTGCAGCAGATCAAGGCGAGTGCTTTGAGTAGCTGTCGTTTACCGTGATCGATGGTGATTGGCTCAGACATGGTTCAGAATCTCGTGATCGATATGGGGGTTGGGTGTGGCTGGCGAACAAGCGCGACGAGTGCAACGCACAAGATGATGTGAGTCGCCGGCGCGGGCACGGCTGGAGGGCCGCTGCCGAAGTCTGTGGCGAGGATCGAGAGATCAATCAGGTTGACGCCATAGCTCAGATCAAAATCACCCTGTGACCACTGGGCTGGTGAAGCACCGAAATGGCTGGCCAGCAGTGATAGATCGATCAGGTCAACCTCGCCGTCCAGGTTGGCATCTCCCACGGATGTCCCGAAGAGAGACTCGATCCAGAAATAGAGGTCAGTCTTGTTAACGAGGGCGTCGCCATCCAGATCGAATCGAAGATCGTTTGTGCCAGCGTAAAAAGCTTCGAGATCATCCAGATTCAGGACCCCGTCACTGTTGAAGTCGCCTTCCAGGCCGAGTGTCAAGAACTCATCGGGCGCGAGTGATCGGCCAGAGATTCTCAGGGTGTCCATGTCGCCGATGAATCGCCTTGACCCCGGCGACCCGGTATTGAACGATCCAATCAGCAGGTCATTGGCATTCGCAAGGGAGCCGATCGTGTTTGTTCCGCTATCGACCAGTTGGCCGTCGAGATAGAGACTGGCGAGGTCATTGGCTTGATCGACCGTAACAGCGGCGTGGTGCCAACGATTGTCATCGAGACCCTCGGGGCTGCTGAGATCGAAGGAACTGTTGCCATCCTCTGCAAAGAAGCGAAGCCTGCCATCCTGAACTCGGAGCCAATATGAGGGTTGAGAGGGGCCGACGTCCTTGCTGATGAGGGGGCCGGAGAAAGCTGATCCACCAGAGCTGTGCTGATCTGTTCGAAAGACGACCTCAATCGTGAAACTGTCGGTGGCATCAAAATCAAAGAGGTGGTCGCCTGGATCGGCGTAGCGCACCAGATCATCCTGCCCGTCAAAACGCATGGCCAAGCCCGGGTCTCCGGTGCCGGTGCGGCCGGTCACGAACTGAGGATTCCCCTCGATGCTACCTACGAGTCCGTTCCCGCGCACATCTCTCGCATCCATCAGGTCAAAGTCGGTCTGCAGTAGGGTGGGGTCGCGAAGCCAGGCATCATCAAACGCCGCGTAGCTGATCTGTTCAAAGTAAACCCCATCGCCTTTCTCATAGAGCAGGCCCCCGCCAGTTGGGGTACGTACCAGGTCGCTGTAGCCTGAGGGTCCTCGATGAAGTAGTTTGCCGTCGTCCCAGGAAGCGGTCTCATCAAGACTGCTCTTGATGGTCATCTTCTTTCGTGTGCTTTCGCTCGCCGGATTGGAGAAAAGGATACGGTTCTCAGGACCTCCACGATCAACCGCCGAGTAACGCAGCAAAGAGGCCTGTACAGTCGGATCGATGAGCTGATCTTCGACCTCGGCGGGGCTGATGAAGGACTCGCCAGCATCAAGGCTTGTCCCTATCAGACGACGCTTGAAGGCACCACCCTGGTTGCGGGTATTGAGATGAACCGTGCCATCAATGAGCTCGACCACCGTTGATTCATTCGGGTTGATCCCGCCGTTGGTGTTGGTGAGGATGCCGCCGACTTGCCACGCGCTCCCGCCATCGTCGCTGTAAATAAGGTGAGCCTCTCTTCCTGCCGGATTAAGGTTTTGATTCAGCAGAGTGTGGTTCCCCGGAATGATCAAGCGGCCAGCGTGGTCTCCGCGTTCCAACTGGATGCCATGGACGGGCCCGAAGGCGTAACCGTTCCACGTCGGAAGCTTGGCCGTAGCGGTGATATCGACGATCGGTGACCATGTCGCTCCGTGGTCGCTGCTGATGGTCACCGCGGGGTTCTGCCTATCGAGCACGAGGGGGAGGATGATGTTACCCGTGGTTTGATCGACAACCGGTGCCGGATTCCCTGCTTCCTGGTTGCCGAAGCTATAGACGATTTGGAGTGGTCCCCATGTCTGTCCGCCATCGTGGCTGCGACGTAGCACCAGATCGATGTCTCCATTGTCCAGGTGGCTGTTCTTTCGTCCTTCGGCGAAGGCCAGAAGGCTACCGTCGGTCGCCTGGACGATGGCAGGGATCCTGAAGGTGTTGTAGCCAAACTGACCGCGTTCATAGACCACGGTCTGCTCAAGCGGGCCGCCTAGGGCGATCTGTGATCCGATGAACAGGGTCAAGAGACTCACATGAATCCGGGGATAGGCCATGACTCGAAGTGAGATGTGTCTGGCAAGACGCCGGAACAATAAGAAGACAGGACACTTAGACGGGGCACATCTCATGATGGATGCTCTGAAGATGAGTTTGGGGAGATCAGTTCCTGGCTGGTTTCTGCGAGGAACAGTTCGGGCAGATCAGCTCTGGCGGTATCCCTGAGTTGCTCGGCGTGCTGGGCATCGACTCCGTGATAGGGCCATCGCAGCTTTGTCCCGACGGGTGCCCAGTTACCAATGGCGGCCAGGAGTTTGTCCAATGCTGTGTTGTTGTGTCCGCGCGTATCCCGGAAGGGAACGATGTGATCTGTCATGAACTTCTGGATACGCCGCTCGAGCTCAAGAGCGGCTACCGGGTCGTCATCCATCATCTGCTCCCACCAGACGGCACCCGAGGGGGAGAGGCAGGCAACGTTGC
This genomic interval carries:
- a CDS encoding pentapeptide repeat-containing protein, which translates into the protein MPASPTSPFNTATLIAAALAAVAAPLTNLTHAQIYRWDNSQLIPGTETLTPGPQINLNDLDLFRANLQSRDLASSTLIASDLTEATFLQASLDSANLSSANLTSANLHRASLAGVNLTNAVIAGANLQSASSRGLTALQVYSTSSYIQRSLPRTSFRSNDLTNWDLSSINLNASTFTLSNLTSTNLSSSDLTDASLVSATLINTDLTDSIINGAFFTARAQGFTSEHLYSTASYKQGNLRRIGFSSYSNLVGWDLNLLDLSSAYISTSYLQSANLSSSILIATNLRDSNLTSADLSSANLTQANLAGTVLEHAQFTSANLTSAQLGFSTLTSADLTDANIHTARFSGTTARGLTAEQFYATASYQQRNLGAIELSSNDLSTWNLSSQNLVSADFYQANMTSTDLSSADLTSASLIGELDQADLTDATIRGASFTTTVGGQRGGGGTLIGTVTANQIYSTASYKQHDLQAVSLPFSDLSGWNFASQSLTSASLVSTNLTSANFLSATLSHSDLTGSNISEQQIYDTDSYKNRSLQGIGLGLFQMVGWDLSRQDLSSAFLWRSNLDSASLVKSTLISANLSSTSLVSTDFSAADLRHTTIEFAAARNTKHLFRNTILPDGVINGLSLLPADTLTVRNDSLPVTVLDAFTIDPAATLELRLNHDPWTSTLHTDLTPQLAGELRLTLDPELNPASLLNQTLPLFDWSTPLDPTNTFDTIIIDTANLVFTLDTSALYTTGHLTILPAIEGDATGDGAVDLLDFAILTTHFGGPASGYHQADINNDNLVDLIDLSILATNFGQSAPAAAPTPEPATLLPLSLAALIRPREVHDSKRASIDRK
- a CDS encoding exo-alpha-sialidase, translating into MSLLTLFIGSQIALGGPLEQTVVYERGQFGYNTFRIPAIVQATDGSLLAFAEGRKNSHLDNGDIDLVLRRSHDGGQTWGPLQIVYSFGNQEAGNPAPVVDQTTGNIILPLVLDRQNPAVTISSDHGATWSPIVDITATAKLPTWNGYAFGPVHGIQLERGDHAGRLIIPGNHTLLNQNLNPAGREAHLIYSDDGGSAWQVGGILTNTNGGINPNESTVVELIDGTVHLNTRNQGGAFKRRLIGTSLDAGESFISPAEVEDQLIDPTVQASLLRYSAVDRGGPENRILFSNPASESTRKKMTIKSSLDETASWDDGKLLHRGPSGYSDLVRTPTGGGLLYEKGDGVYFEQISYAAFDDAWLRDPTLLQTDFDLMDARDVRGNGLVGSIEGNPQFVTGRTGTGDPGLAMRFDGQDDLVRYADPGDHLFDFDATDSFTIEVVFRTDQHSSGGSAFSGPLISKDVGPSQPSYWLRVQDGRLRFFAEDGNSSFDLSSPEGLDDNRWHHAAVTVDQANDLASLYLDGQLVDSGTNTIGSLANANDLLIGSFNTGSPGSRRFIGDMDTLRISGRSLAPDEFLTLGLEGDFNSDGVLNLDDLEAFYAGTNDLRFDLDGDALVNKTDLYFWIESLFGTSVGDANLDGEVDLIDLSLLASHFGASPAQWSQGDFDLSYGVNLIDLSILATDFGSGPPAVPAPATHIILCVALVALVRQPHPTPISITRF